The sequence below is a genomic window from Variovorax paradoxus.
AGACTACCCATTGCCGGTTCTGTTGACCGCGGCGCGCTTGTCGCGCAGCACGTTTTACTACCAAGTTAAGGTCTTGGAGACCGGTGACAAGCACGCGGGCTTGAAATCGCGCATCAGGGCCGTTTATGAGCGTCACAGGGGCCGTTACGGCTATCGGCGCATCACCGCCGAGCTGCGTCAGTCGGGCTTGGCGGTGAACCACAAGACCGTGCAGCGGTTAATGGACGGTCTCGGCCTGAAGTCGCTGGTTCGGCCGAAGAGATACCGCTCCTACCGGGGCGAGTCCGTCTCATTGCCGAATGTGCTCGATCGCCAGTTCGACGCAGCGCGGCCGAACGAGAAATGGGTGACTGACGTGACCGAATTCAATGTCCGCGGCGCAAAGCTTTACCTGTCACCTGTCATGGACCTCTACAACGGCGAAATCGTGACCTTCGAGATGCAGGAGCGACCCCTGTACTCCCTTGTAGGGAACATGCTCAAGGAGGCGCTCTCGAAGCTGAAGGGACGGGCCGCTGCGCCACTGCTGCACTCCGATCAGGGATGGCACTATCAAATGCCTGCCTACCGCAAACAACTCAGCGCTCACGGGCTGAGGCAAAGCATGTCACGCAAAGGCAATTGCCTGGACAACGCCGCCATGGAGAGCTTCTTCGGTACGCTCAAGTCCGAGTTCTTCTACCTCAACAAATTCGCCGACATTGAAGAATTGAAGACCGGCCTACGCGGCTACATTCACTACTACAACCATCATCGCATCAAGCTCAAACTCAATAGCCTGAGCCCGGTGCAGTACCGAACTCAGGCATCGAGATGCTAGCTCCCAACCGTCCAACTTCTGGGGGTCAGTTCAAAGCCGGGGCGATTCAGTCTGCGATGAGCTTCTGAGGCGAGCTGTTCTCGACCTCCAGGGATTTCAGACGCTTGCCCCTACGCCTCGGAGCTGCCTCGGCAGCGCCGTGCGATCTGTTTCGCACAGCATCCATGACCATCTCTTCTGGGCATTAGTTTCTCCATTGCCCCGCTTTGGGCGGGAGCC
It includes:
- a CDS encoding IS3 family transposase (programmed frameshift), with the protein product MRKYETKFKLKVVESFLAGDGGAKLLARRWSVPEEKIRTWVSHYRLHGVAGLQPKRSAYTADFKLQVLAHQDRERLSSRQVAAIYDIRNPNQVVVWRRAFDGGGAAALEGSRKAHSMKAGKQNSELLDTDSASSNRALREEVERLRAEVAYLKKLGGLGSSQSASCAEKAQAVLELRPDYPLPVLLTAARLSRSTFYYQVKVLETGDKHAGLKSRIRAVYERHRGRYGYRRITAELRQSGLAVNHKTVQRLMDGLGLKSLVRPKRYRSYRGESVSLPNVLDRQFDAARPNEKWVTDVTEFNVRGAKLYLSPVMDLYNGEIVTFEMQERPLYSLVGNMLKEALSKLKGRAAAPLLHSDQGWHYQMPAYRKQLSAHGLRQSMSRKGNCLDNAAMESFFGTLKSEFFYLNKFADIEELKTGLRGYIHYYNHHRIKLKLNSLSPVQYRTQASRC